A portion of the Oncorhynchus clarkii lewisi isolate Uvic-CL-2024 chromosome 27, UVic_Ocla_1.0, whole genome shotgun sequence genome contains these proteins:
- the LOC139385432 gene encoding olfactory receptor 1500-like produces the protein MSVSATDSGQLKYLYFIILTVLYVSIVFANTVLIVVICMERILHEPMYIFLCSLCVNGLYGTAGFYPKLLLDLQSDVQVISYGGCFTQAYVIYTSVMCEISTLTVMSYDRYVAICRPLLYHTIVTSLTVRKLLLFSWLTLFDNLQGWNNVNITLNMRNAMAVQFLVIPPVFNPLIYGLNLKQIRRAVFRKCNAHKIIDMRH, from the exons atgtcggtgtccgcgac TGACAGTGGACAACTAAAGTACTTGTATTTCATTATATTAACTGTCCTATACGTCTCCATAGTTTTTGCGAACACAGTGCTTATTGTGGTTATATGTATGGAGAGGA TTCTCCATGAGCCCATGTATATCTTTCTGTGTAGTTTATGTGTCAATGGATTGTATGGAACTGCTGGTTTCTACCCCAAGTTGTTACTGGACCTTCAGTCAGATGTTCAGGTGATATCTTATGGTGGATGTTTCACTCAAGCCTATGTCATATACACATCTGTCATGTGTGAAATTTCTACTCTAACAGTGATGTCTTACGACAGGTATGTGGCAATATGCAGACCACTACTATATCATACCATTGTGACATCTTTAACTGTTAGAAAGTTACTCTTATTTTCTTGGT TGACCCTGTTTGACAATTTGCAAGGGTGGAATAATGTAAATATTACACTAAATATGCGTAATGCAATGGCCGTACAATTCCTTGTTATACCACCTGTCTTTAACCCTCTCATATATGGACTTAACCTCAAGCAGATTCGAAGAGCAGTTTTTAGAAAGTGTAATGCACATAAAATCATTGATATGAGACATTAG